A single Anatilimnocola floriformis DNA region contains:
- a CDS encoding CotH kinase family protein, with protein MRIAVAVGLVALGSISLLALAQTPEGFQPPPRQPGGGGPGQGPGGPGQGPGGPGGFFRGPGGPGGQPQHPTATLLGMPEVQEELELSANQKRAITAAVEELNKTTQAAVGAFDPRRMGDMSEDERNKLFAEMRTKSEAANKGADDTFRRILSTKQTKRLDQLRLQREGASAIVRPENVDKLKLSEKQVKLLTEVQARSSAGMGPAVVSPQAYADMLAVLSTDQQQQWTELSGKPFKFTSQPAGNAGRGPGGPGGFGPPGGGGPGGPGGGPFGGAERKLLKEYDKDDNGVLNVAERKVAREFLKTQPQQRGFGPPGGGGPGGPGGGGPGGPGGGGPGGGGPGGGGPGGGGPGGGGPGGGGPGGGGPGGPGGGRMMGGPGGGRREPGKPGPKVAVTDVKPIPDAPLYAPNVLRTIFIEFENSDWEEELEAFHNTDVEVPATLTVDGKQYPNVGIHFRGMSSYGSIPRGSKRSMNLSLDMVQKDQRLYGYKTLNLLNANDDPTFLHTVLFSQISREHIPAPKANLVKVVVNGESWGVYVNAQQFDKVFVAENFPKKEKGTRWKVSGSPGGGGSLAYLGENLDSYKRLYEMKSNDDEKAWKALIQLTKTLNETPPEELEKAIEPLLDVEGALWFLALDNALVNSDGYWIRASDYSIFRDSDGKFHIIAHDMNETMMPGMGPGMGGPGGGPGGPGGRGPGGPGGGPGGPGGGPPMGGGGGAGNSGYKVDPLVGLYDTSKPLRSKLLAVPKYRAKYLANVRTIAEKSLDWNNLGPIVKEYSQLIEKEVAADTRKLSPFTEFEAATGGATSRHSLEQFARERRAYLLDHSAIAKE; from the coding sequence GTGCGAATTGCAGTTGCGGTGGGATTGGTAGCTCTCGGCAGCATTTCTCTTTTGGCGCTCGCTCAGACGCCAGAAGGTTTTCAACCGCCGCCGCGTCAGCCTGGTGGCGGCGGCCCAGGCCAAGGGCCCGGTGGTCCCGGTCAAGGTCCGGGTGGACCGGGTGGTTTCTTTCGCGGTCCCGGTGGCCCCGGCGGTCAGCCGCAGCATCCCACGGCGACGTTGCTCGGCATGCCTGAGGTTCAGGAAGAACTCGAGCTTTCGGCCAATCAAAAGCGAGCGATCACTGCCGCGGTCGAAGAGCTGAACAAGACGACGCAAGCCGCCGTGGGTGCCTTCGATCCACGTCGCATGGGCGATATGAGCGAAGACGAGCGGAACAAGCTCTTTGCCGAGATGCGGACCAAGTCGGAAGCCGCGAACAAAGGAGCCGATGATACATTTCGGAGGATCCTGTCGACCAAACAAACCAAGCGGCTCGATCAACTGCGGCTGCAGCGCGAAGGCGCCTCGGCGATTGTTCGGCCTGAAAATGTCGACAAGCTGAAGCTCTCGGAGAAGCAAGTAAAACTGCTGACCGAAGTGCAGGCCCGCAGTTCTGCCGGCATGGGCCCCGCTGTGGTTTCACCACAAGCGTATGCCGATATGCTCGCGGTCCTCTCAACCGATCAGCAACAGCAATGGACTGAGCTCAGTGGCAAGCCGTTCAAGTTCACGTCACAACCGGCGGGGAATGCGGGGCGCGGTCCAGGTGGTCCTGGCGGCTTTGGTCCTCCCGGCGGCGGCGGTCCGGGTGGGCCCGGTGGTGGGCCGTTCGGTGGTGCTGAACGGAAGTTGCTCAAGGAATACGACAAAGATGACAACGGCGTGCTGAATGTCGCCGAACGAAAAGTGGCCCGTGAGTTTCTCAAGACCCAACCGCAACAGCGCGGCTTTGGTCCTCCAGGAGGCGGCGGTCCGGGTGGCCCGGGCGGTGGTGGCCCAGGCGGACCTGGAGGCGGCGGACCCGGCGGCGGTGGACCTGGCGGCGGTGGACCTGGCGGCGGTGGACCTGGCGGTGGTGGACCTGGTGGTGGTGGACCTGGTGGTGGTGGACCTGGTGGCCCGGGAGGTGGTCGCATGATGGGCGGCCCTGGCGGTGGACGTCGTGAACCGGGCAAACCCGGTCCGAAGGTCGCGGTCACCGATGTAAAGCCGATTCCCGATGCTCCGCTGTATGCACCCAACGTGCTGCGAACGATTTTCATCGAATTCGAAAACAGCGACTGGGAAGAAGAGCTCGAAGCCTTTCACAATACCGATGTGGAAGTGCCGGCCACGCTGACTGTCGACGGCAAGCAGTATCCGAACGTGGGCATTCACTTCCGAGGTATGTCGTCGTACGGCAGCATTCCCCGCGGCTCGAAGCGGTCGATGAATTTGTCGCTCGACATGGTGCAGAAGGATCAACGGCTGTACGGCTACAAGACGTTGAACTTGCTCAACGCCAACGATGACCCAACGTTCCTGCACACGGTCCTCTTCTCGCAGATCAGCCGCGAGCACATCCCCGCGCCGAAGGCGAACCTAGTGAAGGTCGTCGTCAACGGCGAGAGCTGGGGCGTGTATGTGAACGCTCAGCAATTCGACAAAGTTTTCGTCGCCGAGAATTTTCCGAAGAAGGAAAAGGGAACGCGCTGGAAGGTAAGCGGCAGCCCCGGTGGCGGCGGCTCGCTGGCTTATCTCGGCGAAAACCTCGACAGCTACAAGCGGCTGTATGAGATGAAGTCGAATGATGACGAGAAGGCTTGGAAGGCGCTGATTCAGCTCACGAAGACGTTGAACGAAACGCCCCCCGAAGAACTCGAAAAAGCGATTGAACCGCTGCTCGATGTCGAAGGTGCCTTGTGGTTCCTGGCGCTCGACAACGCCCTGGTCAACAGCGACGGCTATTGGATTCGGGCCAGCGATTACAGCATCTTCCGCGATAGCGACGGCAAGTTTCACATTATCGCCCACGACATGAACGAAACGATGATGCCCGGTATGGGACCGGGCATGGGTGGCCCAGGCGGCGGACCCGGAGGCCCTGGTGGTCGCGGACCCGGTGGACCGGGCGGCGGTCCTGGCGGACCCGGTGGTGGTCCGCCAATGGGTGGTGGTGGCGGCGCTGGCAACAGCGGTTACAAGGTTGATCCGCTCGTTGGTTTGTACGACACGAGTAAGCCGCTGCGGAGCAAGTTGCTCGCAGTGCCGAAGTATCGCGCGAAGTATCTGGCCAACGTCCGGACCATCGCCGAGAAATCGCTCGATTGGAACAACCTCGGCCCGATCGTGAAGGAATACTCGCAGTTGATCGAGAAAGAAGTTGCGGCTGACACGCGCAAGCTGTCGCCGTTCACGGAGTTCGAAGCAGCGACCGGCGGCGCCACGAGCCGCCACAGCCTGGAGCAATTCGCCCGCGAACGTCGGGCGTATTTGCTCGATCACTCGGCAATTGCGAAAGAGTAA
- a CDS encoding CsbD family protein: MPNAQTLQGNWNEIKGKLRTKWGQLTNDDLGAFNGNVDQLVGMIQRKTGEARQAIEQFLDSFNKGGSSIAGQAAEYASQATNRIAEYAQGAGEYATDFASHAGERVQQGFQQGTEQANEMVRQGYKQATRVVRHNPAESVAVCFGAGVLVGLMFGMMLSNR; the protein is encoded by the coding sequence ATGCCGAACGCTCAAACATTGCAAGGAAACTGGAACGAAATCAAAGGTAAGCTCCGCACCAAATGGGGCCAGCTGACGAACGACGATCTCGGCGCGTTCAACGGCAACGTCGATCAGTTGGTCGGCATGATCCAGCGGAAGACCGGCGAAGCACGCCAAGCCATCGAGCAATTCCTCGATTCGTTTAATAAGGGTGGCTCGTCGATCGCCGGCCAAGCCGCAGAATATGCCAGCCAAGCCACGAACCGTATCGCTGAGTACGCTCAAGGCGCCGGCGAATACGCGACCGACTTTGCCAGCCATGCCGGCGAACGGGTTCAACAAGGGTTCCAGCAGGGAACCGAACAGGCGAACGAAATGGTTCGCCAAGGATACAAGCAAGCCACACGCGTAGTGAGGCACAACCCAGCCGAATCCGTAGCAGTCTGCTTCGGAGCCGGTGTTCTGGTTGGTCTCATGTTTGGAATGATGCTCAGCAACCGGTAG
- a CDS encoding pre-peptidase C-terminal domain-containing protein yields MQFELLEHRSLLAADVATSFLNLAAGVADDSYENNDTRTTASNLGTLTASKTINNLVQADAADWYKFTTTATAAAGATVSTIFTHSRGDLDLELYNSSGTRLKVSQGIGDGELISLSGLAKGTYYVRVYGYRGATNPNYSLSINLPSAVQAPTDDQYENNDTQAVAANLGTLSTNTTISNLQLRDSADWFKFTTTATGTTANTATISFQNAQGNLALQLVNANGIVLATSNGSGNTESVSLSGRAAGTYFVRVYSATGATNPNYSLSINAPAQPATPPPVSSGGAFDIQINYTGFTASQRAIFEWAAAEWESIIVGDLPSAIYNGAIVDDLLINATSTDIDGPGGTLGQAGYDRARTSGTRLPYHGSMEFDSADLAEMEADGSLLSVITHEIGHVLGIGTLWQSKGLLVGAGTSNPIFIGPQATAAYNAIFGTNATGVPVENDGGSGTRDSHWRESVFNNEIMTGYINAGSNPLSRITVASLADLGYTVNMAAADNFARPASANLVAANSASSSSNGASRLTAAGDFFAGAIFAALSRSPSQAGLRTDDGTRLTERNLPRQAVFAEVNELIRLWANDHISVTEVAETARPTQTEDVDLIFGTADLGWENS; encoded by the coding sequence ATGCAATTTGAACTCCTGGAGCATCGGTCGCTCCTGGCAGCTGATGTTGCGACCAGTTTTCTGAATCTCGCCGCGGGTGTCGCGGACGACAGTTATGAAAACAACGACACGCGCACCACAGCGAGCAACCTGGGTACGCTGACGGCGAGCAAGACGATCAACAATCTGGTGCAAGCCGACGCGGCTGATTGGTACAAGTTCACCACGACGGCGACGGCAGCGGCCGGCGCGACGGTGTCGACCATCTTCACGCATTCGCGCGGCGATCTCGATCTGGAACTATACAACTCGTCTGGCACGCGGCTGAAGGTCTCGCAGGGGATCGGCGATGGCGAACTAATTTCGCTCTCGGGCCTGGCCAAGGGAACGTACTACGTACGTGTGTATGGCTATCGCGGCGCGACGAATCCGAATTACAGCTTGTCGATCAATTTGCCGAGCGCGGTGCAGGCGCCGACGGATGATCAATACGAAAACAACGACACGCAAGCCGTTGCGGCAAACTTGGGAACGCTTTCGACGAACACGACGATCTCGAATCTGCAGCTGCGCGACTCGGCTGATTGGTTCAAGTTCACGACCACAGCGACGGGTACGACAGCGAACACAGCAACGATCAGTTTTCAAAACGCGCAGGGCAATCTCGCGCTGCAACTAGTCAACGCCAACGGCATTGTGCTGGCCACATCGAATGGGAGCGGCAATACCGAATCGGTGTCGCTCTCGGGTCGTGCGGCGGGAACGTACTTCGTGCGCGTGTACAGCGCCACCGGCGCGACCAATCCCAATTACTCGCTGTCGATCAACGCGCCGGCGCAACCTGCGACGCCGCCGCCGGTCAGCAGCGGCGGTGCGTTCGATATTCAGATCAACTACACCGGTTTCACGGCGAGTCAGCGAGCGATTTTTGAATGGGCCGCTGCTGAGTGGGAATCGATCATCGTCGGCGATTTACCGAGCGCGATTTACAACGGCGCGATTGTCGACGATCTGCTAATCAATGCGACTTCGACCGATATCGACGGCCCGGGCGGCACGCTGGGCCAGGCCGGTTACGATCGCGCCCGGACCAGCGGCACGCGGTTGCCCTACCACGGCAGCATGGAGTTTGACTCCGCTGACCTGGCCGAGATGGAAGCCGACGGCTCGCTGCTGAGCGTGATCACGCATGAGATTGGTCACGTGCTGGGTATTGGCACGTTGTGGCAATCGAAGGGGCTGTTGGTGGGCGCGGGGACGAGCAATCCGATTTTCATCGGCCCGCAAGCGACGGCGGCGTATAACGCGATCTTTGGCACGAATGCGACCGGCGTGCCGGTGGAAAATGACGGCGGCAGTGGGACCCGCGATTCGCACTGGCGCGAGAGCGTCTTCAACAACGAAATCATGACCGGCTATATCAATGCCGGGTCAAATCCGCTCAGCCGCATCACGGTCGCTTCGCTCGCCGATCTGGGATACACCGTGAACATGGCCGCGGCCGATAATTTCGCCCGGCCGGCTTCAGCGAATCTGGTTGCAGCAAATTCGGCTAGTTCCAGCAGCAACGGCGCGTCACGGCTGACCGCAGCGGGGGATTTTTTCGCGGGTGCAATATTCGCAGCCCTCAGCCGTTCTCCCTCCCAAGCCGGATTGCGTACTGACGATGGTACCCGCCTGACGGAAAGAAACCTTCCGCGGCAGGCGGTGTTTGCAGAAGTGAACGAGCTGATTCGGTTGTGGGCGAATGACCATATTTCCGTGACGGAAGTGGCCGAAACCGCCCGGCCGACGCAGACCGAGGATGTCGATCTGATTTTTGGCACAGCAGACTTGGGCTGGGAGAACAGCTGA
- a CDS encoding class I SAM-dependent methyltransferase, with product MTTQAAALPSYAPMLKAFHREFARELRSMITKLPIHAGAQVLEIATGDGKFAIWLDEMVGRAGSVTAVDISSAWLSEASRNVDRSNASDIDLERADATKLPYKDETFDFVWCAQSLYSLPRINACLAEMQRVLRPGGRIALLENDSLHHILLPWPVDLELHILAAELKHFQATASRPAKFYAGRWLSRLLRQAKFVRPQERSFAFTRQQPLSAHGEEYFQSFLHSLRERVEACLKPKALRRLDRLIDPDSRHCMWKQPDFVAVCIERVVWAEKR from the coding sequence ATGACTACGCAAGCGGCGGCACTACCCTCCTATGCTCCGATGCTGAAGGCGTTTCATCGCGAGTTCGCCCGCGAACTCCGTTCGATGATCACGAAGCTGCCGATTCACGCCGGGGCGCAGGTCTTGGAAATCGCAACTGGCGACGGCAAGTTTGCGATCTGGCTCGATGAGATGGTGGGCCGGGCTGGCTCGGTGACGGCCGTCGATATCTCTTCCGCTTGGCTGAGCGAAGCCTCACGCAATGTGGACCGCTCTAATGCAAGCGACATTGACTTGGAACGCGCCGATGCGACCAAGCTGCCGTACAAAGATGAGACCTTCGATTTCGTGTGGTGCGCGCAGAGTTTGTACAGCCTGCCGCGAATCAACGCCTGCCTCGCAGAGATGCAGCGAGTTCTGCGGCCCGGCGGAAGAATTGCCTTGCTCGAAAACGACTCGCTGCATCACATTCTCTTGCCGTGGCCCGTCGATTTGGAACTTCACATCCTGGCCGCCGAGCTAAAGCACTTTCAGGCCACCGCCAGTCGACCTGCCAAGTTCTATGCGGGACGCTGGCTATCGCGTTTGCTCCGCCAGGCGAAGTTCGTTCGGCCGCAAGAGCGGAGCTTTGCTTTCACCCGACAGCAACCACTGAGCGCCCACGGCGAAGAGTATTTTCAATCGTTTCTGCACAGCCTGCGCGAACGCGTCGAAGCTTGCCTGAAGCCGAAAGCGCTGCGCCGACTCGATCGTTTGATCGATCCCGACAGCCGTCACTGCATGTGGAAACAGCCTGACTTTGTGGCCGTCTGCATCGAACGCGTGGTGTGGGCCGAGAAGCGGTAG
- a CDS encoding glycosyltransferase: MRTSTPIAAKPELSIIVTTFQRPQHLQRVLTSIAAQRGHGVSFEVVVADDGSTDHTPDVVREFAQTADFPVHFTTAPHHGFRAAANRNRGAAASSASYLLFLDGDCLIPPDHLVKHLAARRAGIANTSYCVHLDQPSSESLGVAEVAAGKFTQLGTWRNRFKLWKDAQKSRLHFFLNHPNKPRLTSGNFALARTDFERINGFDESFVGWGCEDDDLGMRLRAAGIRVASILHQTHTYHLWHPKSPSVPKTWRDGANVAYLHRRGKLARCANGLVKRRRGDLQLHILESAALLLAAPGLAKSLQRYQVIAEPTAADVEIRLAGDGAFSKSASVKLLVVNHFTPALKSCRGADLILCDFEVPAEFAQRTWPLHALDIALESLLSRPEATEPRRAAA; this comes from the coding sequence GTGCGCACTTCAACACCGATCGCGGCCAAGCCCGAGCTGTCGATCATCGTCACGACATTTCAGCGGCCGCAGCATTTGCAGCGGGTGCTCACTTCCATCGCTGCGCAGCGAGGCCATGGCGTTTCCTTCGAAGTGGTGGTTGCCGACGACGGCTCGACCGATCACACGCCCGATGTCGTCCGCGAGTTCGCTCAAACGGCCGACTTTCCCGTTCACTTCACGACGGCGCCGCACCACGGCTTTCGCGCTGCCGCCAATCGCAACCGCGGGGCCGCCGCCAGTTCGGCTTCATACCTGCTGTTTCTCGACGGCGATTGCCTGATTCCTCCCGATCACCTGGTGAAGCATTTGGCCGCCCGCCGCGCAGGAATCGCCAATACCAGCTACTGCGTTCATCTCGATCAGCCGTCCAGCGAAAGTCTCGGTGTCGCCGAAGTAGCGGCGGGCAAATTCACGCAGCTCGGAACCTGGCGGAACCGTTTCAAACTGTGGAAAGACGCCCAGAAGAGTCGGCTTCATTTCTTCTTGAATCATCCAAACAAGCCGCGGCTGACGTCGGGAAACTTTGCTCTCGCCCGGACCGATTTCGAACGAATCAACGGTTTCGATGAATCGTTCGTCGGCTGGGGCTGTGAGGACGACGATCTGGGAATGCGACTTCGCGCCGCTGGCATACGGGTTGCTTCGATCCTGCACCAGACCCACACCTATCATCTGTGGCATCCCAAATCTCCCTCGGTGCCGAAGACCTGGCGCGATGGCGCGAACGTCGCCTACCTACATCGCCGCGGCAAACTCGCCCGCTGTGCCAATGGCCTCGTGAAGCGTCGCCGGGGTGATCTGCAACTGCATATTTTGGAAAGCGCCGCGCTGCTGCTCGCAGCGCCGGGACTCGCCAAGTCGCTGCAACGTTATCAAGTAATCGCCGAGCCAACGGCTGCCGATGTCGAGATTCGCCTGGCAGGCGACGGCGCGTTTTCGAAATCGGCGAGCGTGAAATTGCTCGTGGTCAATCACTTCACGCCGGCGCTCAAGAGCTGCCGCGGCGCTGATTTGATTTTGTGCGATTTCGAAGTCCCCGCCGAGTTTGCTCAGCGAACTTGGCCGCTTCATGCACTCGACATCGCGCTCGAGTCGTTGCTTTCGCGCCCTGAGGCAACCGAGCCGCGCCGTGCGGCCGCTTGA
- the rnr gene encoding ribonuclease R yields the protein MNPEENEESLPTSADANAGHQAEEAAPEPQATEPELLEQQVEDVAEDATDEEGDEAAAEQAAPREKASPAARKLEPLVLAHVLREQYQPVKPRVIAKQLKLPSEQHQALKICIRRLVKQGKLSFGSGHIVRPPVKPASKQPTAVAATPIQKLEPREKTRPQSEKKSADRPVDRGLVTGKFRRAAKGFGFVRPLGTPRSAERNFDIFIPLKNTLDAASGDVVTVRVMRDRSNRDEKGQPKISGEITKIVERSTHQFVGLYKEVEGAAFVDVDGKLFAQPVPVGDPGAKGAAPGDKVVIEMVQFPTHYGDGEAVITEVLGKKGEPGVDTLSILREFDLPEDFPDEVVIAAREEAERFDEAIGDRLDLTETTVVTIDPVDARDFDDAISLTRLENGHWRLGVHIADVSHFVQFRSPLDREARERGTSVYLPDRVIPMLPEIISNNLASLQPNKVRYTQTAFIEFSAEGVPVHSEFYRSAIKSCRRFTYEEVDEYLANAEPWRAKLEPRVFDLLGMMHELAMILRRRRLDKGAIELTLPEVKIDLDRRGEVVGAHRVINTVSHQIIEEFMLAANEATARLLTEREVPFLRRIHEQPDLRKMDALNGFIKELGIECEDLHSRFEVKRIIKEVEGKAEEHAVNYAVLRSMQKAVYSPVEEGHYALNSEHYCHFTSPIRRYPDLTIHRMIEAICLGKKPAADFERQMLLGEHCSDREQRAEKAERELTKVKLLTYLAKKVGLRMSAVITGVEEWGMFAQGIDMPAEGLIRTDALGDDYYRYDSASHSLVGYRQGNRFRLGDRIEVEVARVDIDKRELDFRVVKRMETVERAGGKSLGGRRRSKDADMIKDRRPPRGKSGGKSFGGRSSGGNSGSSSGDMSRGGSSHRAESFGKPKKSKRKGRR from the coding sequence ATGAATCCAGAAGAGAACGAAGAATCCCTCCCCACCTCGGCCGACGCGAATGCGGGCCATCAAGCGGAGGAAGCTGCCCCCGAACCCCAGGCGACTGAGCCTGAATTGCTCGAGCAGCAAGTTGAAGATGTCGCCGAAGATGCGACCGATGAAGAAGGCGACGAAGCAGCCGCTGAACAAGCCGCGCCGCGAGAGAAAGCCTCTCCCGCCGCTCGCAAGCTCGAGCCGCTCGTGCTTGCCCACGTCTTGCGCGAGCAATATCAACCCGTGAAGCCGCGGGTGATCGCCAAGCAGTTGAAGCTGCCGAGCGAACAGCACCAGGCCCTGAAGATCTGCATCCGCCGGCTCGTGAAGCAAGGCAAGCTGTCGTTCGGCAGCGGCCATATTGTGCGACCGCCGGTGAAGCCGGCGAGCAAGCAACCGACTGCGGTGGCTGCGACGCCAATTCAAAAACTAGAACCCCGTGAAAAGACGCGGCCACAGTCGGAGAAGAAGTCCGCCGACAGACCAGTCGACCGCGGCCTCGTCACCGGCAAGTTCCGCCGCGCGGCCAAAGGCTTTGGCTTCGTTCGGCCGCTGGGAACACCTCGCAGTGCCGAACGCAACTTCGATATTTTCATCCCGCTCAAGAACACGCTCGATGCTGCCAGCGGCGACGTCGTGACGGTTCGCGTGATGCGCGATCGCAGCAACCGCGACGAAAAGGGCCAGCCGAAGATCAGCGGCGAAATCACCAAGATCGTCGAACGGAGCACGCATCAGTTCGTCGGCTTGTACAAAGAAGTCGAAGGGGCCGCCTTCGTTGATGTCGACGGTAAGCTCTTTGCCCAGCCGGTACCGGTCGGCGATCCCGGCGCGAAGGGCGCCGCTCCGGGCGATAAAGTTGTGATCGAAATGGTGCAGTTCCCCACGCACTACGGCGACGGCGAAGCGGTCATCACCGAGGTCCTCGGTAAGAAGGGTGAGCCGGGCGTCGACACGCTGTCGATCCTGCGTGAGTTCGACCTGCCGGAAGATTTTCCCGATGAAGTCGTCATCGCTGCCCGCGAAGAAGCTGAGCGATTCGACGAAGCCATCGGCGATCGTCTCGATCTGACCGAAACGACGGTCGTCACGATCGATCCGGTCGACGCCCGCGACTTCGACGACGCGATTTCGCTCACACGGCTCGAAAATGGCCATTGGCGACTCGGCGTGCATATTGCCGATGTGTCGCACTTCGTGCAGTTCCGCTCACCCCTCGATCGCGAAGCCCGCGAGCGCGGCACGAGCGTGTATCTGCCGGATCGTGTCATTCCGATGCTGCCCGAGATCATCAGCAACAACCTGGCCAGCCTCCAGCCGAACAAAGTTCGCTACACGCAAACCGCGTTCATCGAGTTCTCGGCCGAGGGAGTGCCGGTTCACAGCGAGTTCTATCGCAGTGCGATCAAGAGCTGCCGCCGCTTCACTTACGAAGAGGTCGACGAGTATCTAGCCAACGCCGAACCGTGGCGAGCCAAGCTCGAGCCGCGGGTTTTCGATCTGCTCGGCATGATGCACGAGCTGGCCATGATCCTCCGCCGTCGGCGGTTGGACAAAGGCGCGATCGAACTGACGCTGCCGGAAGTGAAGATCGATCTCGATCGCCGTGGCGAAGTGGTTGGCGCGCATCGCGTGATCAACACGGTCAGCCATCAGATCATTGAAGAATTTATGCTCGCCGCGAATGAGGCGACCGCGCGACTCCTCACCGAGCGCGAAGTGCCATTCCTGCGACGAATTCACGAGCAGCCCGACTTGCGGAAGATGGACGCGCTGAACGGCTTCATCAAGGAGCTCGGCATCGAGTGCGAGGATTTGCACAGCCGCTTCGAAGTGAAGCGAATCATCAAGGAAGTTGAAGGTAAAGCCGAAGAGCATGCGGTGAACTACGCAGTGCTCCGCAGCATGCAGAAGGCGGTTTACAGCCCGGTGGAAGAAGGGCATTACGCGCTCAACAGCGAACACTACTGCCATTTCACATCGCCGATTCGGCGATATCCCGATCTCACGATTCATCGGATGATCGAAGCGATTTGCCTCGGCAAAAAACCGGCGGCTGATTTCGAACGGCAGATGTTGCTGGGCGAACATTGCAGCGATCGCGAGCAACGAGCCGAGAAGGCCGAACGCGAACTGACGAAGGTCAAACTCCTAACCTACCTCGCCAAGAAGGTTGGCCTGCGGATGTCGGCTGTTATCACCGGCGTCGAAGAGTGGGGCATGTTCGCGCAGGGCATCGACATGCCAGCCGAAGGCTTGATCCGCACCGACGCCCTCGGCGACGATTACTACCGCTATGACTCGGCCAGCCATAGTCTGGTGGGCTATCGCCAGGGTAATCGCTTCCGGCTGGGTGATCGAATCGAAGTCGAAGTAGCCCGTGTCGACATCGACAAGCGCGAACTCGACTTCCGCGTCGTCAAACGAATGGAAACCGTCGAACGCGCCGGCGGCAAATCACTCGGTGGAAGGCGCCGGTCCAAAGATGCCGACATGATTAAGGACCGCCGTCCCCCGCGCGGCAAGAGCGGCGGTAAATCATTCGGCGGTCGGTCGTCGGGTGGCAACTCGGGCAGTAGCTCCGGCGACATGTCGCGCGGCGGCAGCTCGCACCGGGCCGAGAGCTTTGGGAAGCCGAAGAAGTCGAAGCGGAAGGGCCGCCGGTAA
- a CDS encoding polysaccharide pyruvyl transferase family protein translates to MPTSTINAFWWRAENFGDCLTETLLNHYGLGVQHAHPYFAQLIGVGSILERVPQGFAGYVLGAGLLHEHSRCELPEAKLLAVRGPLTWERAGRPQGCLFGDPGLLARQLLQQAPKKRYKLGVVLHYADQQTAAFQELAAAHPSDVLLIDVRRSPADVIHAIDSCDGIVSSSLHGLIVADALQIPCAWKSAGEVLGHGFKFADHAQAVKSPRKPLDFRGPLSLVTVLSQLTPPPPQAVSAAAELHDLMRSLPQRLQAEPRLPRLPWLRYSVAKVQRLLRLKRAA, encoded by the coding sequence ATGCCCACTTCCACAATCAATGCCTTCTGGTGGCGAGCCGAAAACTTCGGCGATTGCCTGACCGAAACGCTGCTGAATCATTACGGCTTGGGCGTGCAGCACGCTCACCCTTACTTCGCACAACTGATCGGCGTGGGCAGCATTCTCGAACGCGTGCCGCAGGGCTTTGCCGGCTACGTTCTCGGCGCCGGCTTGTTGCATGAACACAGCCGTTGTGAATTGCCAGAGGCAAAGCTACTCGCCGTTCGCGGGCCGCTGACTTGGGAGCGCGCGGGGCGTCCGCAAGGTTGCCTCTTTGGCGATCCCGGTTTGCTCGCGCGACAATTGCTGCAACAAGCGCCCAAGAAACGCTACAAGCTGGGCGTCGTCCTTCATTACGCCGATCAGCAGACGGCAGCCTTTCAAGAATTGGCCGCTGCTCATCCGAGCGATGTGCTGTTGATCGATGTCCGCCGTTCACCAGCTGATGTGATTCACGCGATCGACAGTTGCGACGGCATTGTGTCGTCTTCGCTGCATGGTTTGATCGTGGCCGATGCGTTGCAAATTCCCTGTGCTTGGAAATCGGCCGGCGAAGTTCTCGGCCATGGTTTCAAATTTGCCGACCATGCCCAAGCCGTGAAATCGCCGCGCAAGCCGCTCGATTTTCGCGGCCCGCTCAGTCTGGTTACGGTTCTTTCGCAACTCACTCCACCGCCGCCGCAAGCCGTGAGCGCTGCAGCCGAGTTGCACGATCTGATGCGTTCATTACCCCAGCGGTTGCAAGCCGAACCGCGCCTGCCGCGACTGCCGTGGCTTCGTTATTCCGTCGCCAAGGTGCAGCGCCTGCTGCGTCTGAAGCGCGCTGCCTGA